The nucleotide sequence GCTAAATAGATAACACCTATGTTAGTCAACAAAGATAAAGACAGAAATGATGTCCCTGTCTCCCAGTTTTTCAAATCATTACTACTTCCCAACACTACAAGAATAGTAGCAATCAATGAGGAGATTGCAATAAAGTAGCCAAATTTTGTTAGATATAGCGCGTTATTGAATACTCCGTAGTTATAGTAGCCCAGAGAGAAAAATAGTGTAAAGGAGAGAAATGAAATTAACAAACCTATAACTGCAGTATACACAGCAGTACTGAACCTTTTCTCCATATATAGTATTGCAATTGAGGGAATTACAAGAAATACTGAAGGAATAATTATGGGTAGATACTCACTCAACATTTCACATCACCATAACCACAAGAAGAACTATAACTATTAAAACTACGAAACCTGCTATGTAAAGCCCCACATAGTCCCTCAATACACCTGTATTTGTTTTACTTACAAGAACACCTCCAGCACCAACTAGGCTTCTTGGCAACTTAACATTAAGAGACATATCGACTAGACCATATTCGAACTTATTGTAAACACCTTGAGCGAATCTATAGCCTGAGTTACCTAACACGTCTAACGCAGGATTAATAAACCATCCATAATACAGAAAATCTACTAAAGGCTTTGCCACTCTACTGAAGTCAACTCCTCTCATGTAAATTACAAATGCTAAAATAAAGCCTAAAACTGCAGCAAGCAAAGAGGGCAGATCAAATCCACTGTAGATCAGCCCTAGATTTCCAAAGAATGGCTGTAGGAAGAAGTAATAAAGGACACCTAAGACTATAGATGCCAAGGCTAATATGGAAGCGGCAGTAACCATAGTTAGACCTATATGACCTTCTTCATGAACATCCTCTCCCTTACCCCACAAAAACGTTTTTACTATGTATCTAACTATGTAGAATCCTCCTAAGAATTCAACTAAGATATAAAGATATATTAGCCCAGCATCACTAACTAGGTCGCCTATGGCATTATGAGCCCAGAAGCCCACTAAGGGAGGTATACTGGCTAAATTCAGTGCTCCTATTAATTGTAAAATAAAGATGGAAGGCAATCTCTTGTAAAGAGACCTGAACACTCCAGTATATCTGTTCTCTGTGAAGTGTATTACGCTACCTGCATTCATAAATAGCAATGCCTTGTAGGTTCCATGGGCTAACATCTGAACTAGTCCAACTAGTATTCCAGCAGTTAAGTAAACTGAGTTGTTGAAGACAGAAGCAAGAAAGGCACCTGTTGAAGAAGATAGTATCATTAAGGATATCTGATCTGCTGTGGAGTAGGCTAAAATCACCTTTTGTTCATTCGATGCTAGAGCATTGGTGCTAGTGTAAATCGCAGTAAATAGTGAAACACCCATCATAATAGCTGATAAAAGTGTTGTTTGGGGACTGGGGTACACAAGGAAAGGATACAGGAAGAACGTTAATATGGCTCCTAAGTTTACCATTGTGGCTGCGTGTATAAGGGCACTAACTGGAGTAGGACCTGTCATAGCTGTTAGAAGCCATTGAGTTAAGGGGAATTGAGCACTCTTTCCTATTCCTCCTATCATTATGAAGAAAAGTATAAGCCAAGCATAAGGTAAGGCGTACACGAGAGGTATAACTCTAAACACTCCATCAAATAATGCCATATTTCCAAAGTAAGGATTACCCAGAGAAGTTAAGAATAATAAGTAGCCTAGACCTATTGCTAAGCCAACATCAGCAAGTCTGGTGAATATCATGGCTCTTATTCCACTGTTAGTGGGCGTAGACAAATACTCTATACCAAATATACGTCTTCCAAAGTCGCCTACAACATTTCTCTCATTATCGTCTAACCAGTAACTGATTAATCCATAAGATGCCAGACTCGTGCCTTCCCAACCTGCTAAGAATAACAGTAAATTGTTTGAGTAAACAACTGAAAGCATAGATGTGACGAAGAACCCAAAGAAACCCCAATATCTCCTTAGCACATGATCCTCCTTCATGTATCCTATACTATATAGAGCTATAAAGAATGATAGACCTGAAACAAAGACACCTAGAATAGCCTGAAGTAATGAAGAGCTAAATGAGAAGTAACTAAATGTAGTGTAGGTTTCACTAGGGTAAAACAGGGGAGCGTGTATTGACCTTATTAGATTTAGGACAGCTAAAATCAAAGATATACCTATTAAACCTACTACAATACCACCCCTAACATCTTGATTTAAGCTTTTGGGAGTTACTAGCGCAATTAATGAGCCTATAGCAGGAAGGAACGCCAAAATAAAGAAATAATATGATGAAGATGCTAATACACTCCCTATCCCATAGAAATTATTCAGTGAATGTACAAGTAATTGAGGGAAAAAGAAGAAGACTACACTACAAAATGCCAATATCGCCATAGGAATAGTGTACTCTATAGCTGAATCCATGTTGACTTTAAACTCTTTGATACCACTGTAAACTTTCTTGAAAAGATAACCACCATACCCTGAGGATATGCCAATGGCTATCATCAATAATGCAACTAACAAGACTAACCAGCCTAAACTAATTGTGCCTGCTAGCTGACCAACTGACAGTAAGAGAAGTATCTCACTTACTAAACCTACAGATGGCGGTAAGCCTAAGATGTTTAAGAGACCTATAAATGAGAGCCCTGTATGTGCAGGTGAAATGAGATATAAGCCTCCTAATTTGTCTATATTTCTCTCTTCTAGTTCAGTTATTGCTGCTCCCGCACTGGCGAAAAGTATTGCCTTTCCAAAGCCATGAGATACATAAATCAAAATGGAAGCGATAACACCTAACGGTAAAGACAGAACGCTACTTTTTAAACCTACAAAGAAACCAACAGATGCGCCGAGTAACATATATCCCATTTGAGAGACACTAGAGTAAGCCAAAAACCTCTTGAAGTCTTTCTGAGCCATGGCATTTAATCCGCCATATATCATTGTAATTACAGCCCATCCAATGAAGATTGGCGCCAACCAGCTGAGTGAGGGGAATAGATAGAAGTAAATCATAACGGTAAATATACCTAAGCCTACCATGTTTGGACTCAGTAAAATGGAGATAGGAGTAGGAGCTTCACCGTGGGCATAAGGCAACCATATGTTGAATCCAGCTATAGCTCCTTTAACTAACATACCAATAACTCCGATAACGAAAATTAGCAACGAGTAATTGATTACGGAGTAATTGTTTAGTACACCATATGATGAATAAATATCCATAGTACCTGTGGTCAAACCTAGAACAACAATAGAAGTCAAAGTGAGTATTGTTCCTACATGGGTCCATATGAAATACATCAGGCTTATTCTTCTCCTGTCTCCATAACCATACAACAGGATCAATAGGAATGAGGTTATTAGAGCTATTTCAAGGAATATATACAACTCTAGCAAGTTAATAGAAACTACAACGTAAAGCATTGAAATAGCAAAGAGAGAGTATAGGCCGTAATAAAGACCCCAGTTCTCCTTACCCATTTCATGGAACTTCTTCTGCATGTATCTTTGGGAATAATAGGCAGTCACTAGAGTCACTATTAGTATTGTTATCACGAAGCCAAGGTTGAGATCATTCACTGTGAACCCGAAGTTTCCTATGTTATTCTGAATGAATACCGAGTAGTATAAACCATATGATAGACCAAAATATATGTTTACACCTATTGATATTATAGACAGGATTCCTGCAAGGACTTTCTTATTGAAGAAGAAAGAAATTACCGCAATAAGAATAGAAAGAATGAAGATTATAAGGGGGGTGATCATTTTTACTCCACCTCGAGAGAACCTTTATTCTTGTAATAGAGGAAGATCGCAGCGAATGCAACCACTATTTCCACTAAAGCCATTCCAATCGCAAAAAGGGAAAAATAAATTGGTAAATAGACTTGATTAGTTAATGAGGATACGGAAAAAACAATTAAGATTGAGGCATTTACAAGTATTTCTGATGACAGAAATATTCTTACTATATTTTTACTATTTAGAAAACCATAAACTGAAATACCGATTAGAACTACTGAAACCATTAAACCAATATAACCGAACTCCATTACTTACCACCTCTAGCTAAAGACAAGGCTTCAATAAGTGTAGTTGCAAGAGCTATAACTAAAATTAGAATCGGGAACCAATAGTCTGAGAGAAGTGTGTTAGCGAATGTACTTAGAGTAAACACTTGAGCTTGTAAAGGTGTAGGTGTGTTTTCTACAAAGGTTAGGATAAATGCAAAGAAGACAACCAATGCAGTTATGAAACCTAATATACTAGCCCAAGCAACTCTCCTTTCCTTTACTTCTAAACCTCTAAATACAACTAACGACACTGAAAGGAAAACTATTGCTGAGCCTACATAAAGTATCAGGTGAAGAGCTGAGTAAAATGAATAGGCTATTGGATTAAGTAACGCTATAATAACTGCTACCGATACTCCTAGCAGTCCCAAAGCTACAGCTGAATAGAACACATTCTTCTGTCTAACAATTAGTAATGAAGACGCTATTGCGAAGACTGAAAAAAGTAATAGAAATGCCAGCTGAAAATCACTCGTCAGGGACATATTTTATACCCTTATTCTCATCTATTATAGGTTTAACTCTTCTAACTACCTTTTCTGCTGGTGGTTCATCATAAGCCTGGTCAAATTTGTCTGGTCTGAATACCAGATCTCTCCTATTTGTGAATATGGTGTCATGAACCCTAGTCTCCCTTAAAGCGTCTACAGGACATACATCCACACAGAAACCACAGAAGACACACCTACCATAGTTAATTACTGGTAACTTCTTTCCTGCTTCAGTAGTCATTTTCATTGCGTCTGCAGGACATATAAGAGCACACAGAGTACAACCAATACATATATCCTTGTAGAGCCTTATCATTCCCCTATATCCAGTTGGAAGGCTTATAGCCTCCTCAGGATACTTTAAGGTAATCCTTTGTGGTCTAACAGCATACTTTAATCCAGTGCCTACTGCTTGTAAATGGTCTACAAATGCCTTTAATGGATTATCTTTTTTATATTCTTTCACCTGATCCATAAATAACCACCTACTATACCTAAAATTAAGGATGCAAATGCGATTGGGAGAATATATTTCCAAGATATCTTAAGAGCCTGATCTATCCTGTATCTTCCATAAACACTCCTCAAAAATACCGAGAACCAAAGTACTATTATTGATTTTATGGAAACCATGAGAGCACCTAGCAGACCTCCAAATGGTAACCAACCGTTTAGGAATAAGTTAGAGAAGATATATGAGAGAGCAAAGGTCTCTATATAACTTCCTCCCATTGATAATATGAAGAGAAAACCACTATATTCTGTGGCAGGACCTATAACTAACTCACTCTCAGCCTCTACAATCTCAAACGGAAACCTACCTGTTCCCATGATCATGCCGATAAAGAACACAAATGCAGCTAGTGGGTTAGCTATAGCGCCAGGAATTCCCGTCTCAACAACTTTAGCCATATCCAAAGTGTGGTACTCAATAGCTATTGCCACAACAGATATAACAATTAACACATCATAGGAGACAGAAAGTAAAGCTTCTCTAACTGCTCCAACTATTGCAAACCTATTATTTGTAACCCAAGCCTGTAAAAGTATGAAGACTGGGACTATGGCTAGGATACCTAAAGCTAAAATCATGTTATAGTTTACAAAGAATCCCACGAAAACTCCCTTTCCTATTGAAGGATCATAGAATGCATGGAAGTAAGAGGATAGAATTGAGCCTGATGCAGGTATTGCAGAGAATGGTATAACAGCCAATGGTAATATTGAAAATACTAGAACAGCTATTGGGACTAGACCAAACAATACCGCGTTCACATCTCTGGGCACTATAATCTCTGAGAATGCTAGTCTTATTGCATCAGCAACCAATTGTAAGATACCACCAACTCTTTTAGATACATATAGTGGACCAA is from Sulfolobus acidocaldarius DSM 639 and encodes:
- a CDS encoding proton-conducting transporter membrane subunit; translated protein: MITPLIIFILSILIAVISFFFNKKVLAGILSIISIGVNIYFGLSYGLYYSVFIQNNIGNFGFTVNDLNLGFVITILIVTLVTAYYSQRYMQKKFHEMGKENWGLYYGLYSLFAISMLYVVVSINLLELYIFLEIALITSFLLILLYGYGDRRRISLMYFIWTHVGTILTLTSIVVLGLTTGTMDIYSSYGVLNNYSVINYSLLIFVIGVIGMLVKGAIAGFNIWLPYAHGEAPTPISILLSPNMVGLGIFTVMIYFYLFPSLSWLAPIFIGWAVITMIYGGLNAMAQKDFKRFLAYSSVSQMGYMLLGASVGFFVGLKSSVLSLPLGVIASILIYVSHGFGKAILFASAGAAITELEERNIDKLGGLYLISPAHTGLSFIGLLNILGLPPSVGLVSEILLLLSVGQLAGTISLGWLVLLVALLMIAIGISSGYGGYLFKKVYSGIKEFKVNMDSAIEYTIPMAILAFCSVVFFFFPQLLVHSLNNFYGIGSVLASSSYYFFILAFLPAIGSLIALVTPKSLNQDVRGGIVVGLIGISLILAVLNLIRSIHAPLFYPSETYTTFSYFSFSSSLLQAILGVFVSGLSFFIALYSIGYMKEDHVLRRYWGFFGFFVTSMLSVVYSNNLLLFLAGWEGTSLASYGLISYWLDDNERNVVGDFGRRIFGIEYLSTPTNSGIRAMIFTRLADVGLAIGLGYLLFLTSLGNPYFGNMALFDGVFRVIPLVYALPYAWLILFFIMIGGIGKSAQFPLTQWLLTAMTGPTPVSALIHAATMVNLGAILTFFLYPFLVYPSPQTTLLSAIMMGVSLFTAIYTSTNALASNEQKVILAYSTADQISLMILSSSTGAFLASVFNNSVYLTAGILVGLVQMLAHGTYKALLFMNAGSVIHFTENRYTGVFRSLYKRLPSIFILQLIGALNLASIPPLVGFWAHNAIGDLVSDAGLIYLYILVEFLGGFYIVRYIVKTFLWGKGEDVHEEGHIGLTMVTAASILALASIVLGVLYYFFLQPFFGNLGLIYSGFDLPSLLAAVLGFILAFVIYMRGVDFSRVAKPLVDFLYYGWFINPALDVLGNSGYRFAQGVYNKFEYGLVDMSLNVKLPRSLVGAGGVLVSKTNTGVLRDYVGLYIAGFVVLIVIVLLVVMVM
- a CDS encoding NADH-quinone oxidoreductase subunit NuoK, translating into MEFGYIGLMVSVVLIGISVYGFLNSKNIVRIFLSSEILVNASILIVFSVSSLTNQVYLPIYFSLFAIGMALVEIVVAFAAIFLYYKNKGSLEVE
- a CDS encoding NADH-quinone oxidoreductase subunit J family protein, whose product is MSLTSDFQLAFLLLFSVFAIASSLLIVRQKNVFYSAVALGLLGVSVAVIIALLNPIAYSFYSALHLILYVGSAIVFLSVSLVVFRGLEVKERRVAWASILGFITALVVFFAFILTFVENTPTPLQAQVFTLSTFANTLLSDYWFPILILVIALATTLIEALSLARGGK
- the nuoI gene encoding NADH-quinone oxidoreductase subunit NuoI; its protein translation is MDQVKEYKKDNPLKAFVDHLQAVGTGLKYAVRPQRITLKYPEEAISLPTGYRGMIRLYKDICIGCTLCALICPADAMKMTTEAGKKLPVINYGRCVFCGFCVDVCPVDALRETRVHDTIFTNRRDLVFRPDKFDQAYDEPPAEKVVRRVKPIIDENKGIKYVPDE
- the nuoH gene encoding NADH-quinone oxidoreductase subunit NuoH yields the protein MSLLQALQYYFFYPSFFGVIIFPGLIFTVIILLLTIWFERKIAAIVQMRVGPLYVSKRVGGILQLVADAIRLAFSEIIVPRDVNAVLFGLVPIAVLVFSILPLAVIPFSAIPASGSILSSYFHAFYDPSIGKGVFVGFFVNYNMILALGILAIVPVFILLQAWVTNNRFAIVGAVREALLSVSYDVLIVISVVAIAIEYHTLDMAKVVETGIPGAIANPLAAFVFFIGMIMGTGRFPFEIVEAESELVIGPATEYSGFLFILSMGGSYIETFALSYIFSNLFLNGWLPFGGLLGALMVSIKSIIVLWFSVFLRSVYGRYRIDQALKISWKYILPIAFASLILGIVGGYLWIR